One Siniperca chuatsi isolate FFG_IHB_CAS linkage group LG8, ASM2008510v1, whole genome shotgun sequence DNA segment encodes these proteins:
- the fgf1a gene encoding putative fibroblast growth factor 1 — MADEEAFVSEDQPVDSGLLRDYRRRTRLYCMNGGHHLQILPDGTVRGQRDDGDVHTVLKLNAVDRGVVVIQGTEAERYLAMSDEGRLFSSPTVTDECYFLEKLEENHYNTYLSQKYQEGNWYVALKKNGKPKLGPRTHIGQKAIFFLPRQLHDSGE, encoded by the exons ATGGCGGATGAGGAGGCGTTTGTATCAGAGGATCAGCCTGTGGACAGCGGCCTGCTGCGGGACTACAGGCGGCGGACTCGCCTGTACTGCATGAATGGCGGACATCACCTCCAGATCCTCCCCGATGGGACAGTGCGGGGCCAGAGGGATGACGGGGACGTTCACA CTGTTTTAAAGCTCAATGCTGTGGACAGAGGCGTAGTGGTCATCCAGGGAACAGAAGCCGAGCGATATTTGGCCATGAGCGATGAAGGGCGATTGTTCAGTTCA cCCACAGTAACTGATGAATGTTACTTCCTGGAGAAGTTGGAGGAGAACCACTACAACACATATCTATCTCAGAAATATCAGGAGGGCAACTGGTACGTGGCTCTGAAAAAGAACGGAAAACCTAAACTGGGTCCAAGGACTCACATTGGACAGAAGGCCATCTTCTTTCTGCCCCGACAGCTGCACGACTCCGGGGAGTGA